A genomic window from Cucumis melo cultivar AY chromosome 8, USDA_Cmelo_AY_1.0, whole genome shotgun sequence includes:
- the LOC103484794 gene encoding cysteine proteinase COT44-like, which translates to MATATTSLALLSFFFLSISASALSRRSDGEVREIYDLWLAKHGKAYNGIDEREKRFQIFKENLNFIDDHNSENRTYKVGLNMFADLTNDEYRALYLGTRSPPARRVMKAKTASRRYAVNNRDRLPESVDWRARGAVAPVKNQGSCGSCWAFSTIAAVEGINQIVTGDLISLSEQELVSCDKKYNSGCNGGLMDYAFQFIIDNGGLDTEEDYPYEAFDGQCDPTRKNAKVVSIDSYEDVPANDEEALKKAVAHQPVSVAIEASGLALQLYQSGVFTGKCGSALDHGVVAVGYGKENGVDYWLVRNSWGTGWGEDGYFKLERNVKHTTEGKCGIAMQASYPVKNDNNPTKSYLSLKSVEDKYKINSA; encoded by the exons ATGGCCACTGCCACCACTTCGCTTGCCCTCCTCtccttctttttcctttccatttcCGCCTCCGCCCTCAGCCGCCGAAGCGACGGCGAGGTTAGAGAAATCTACGACCTATGGTTGGCGAAGCACGGCAAGGCCTATAACGGAATCGATGAACGGGAGAAGAGGTTTCAGATCTTCAAGGAGAATCTCAATTTTATCGATGATCATAATTCCGAGAATCGGACGTATAAGGTTGGATTGAATATGTTCGCCGATTTGACCAACGACGAGTATCGGGCTCTGTATTTGGGGACTAGGTCTCCCCCAGCTCGACGAGTTATGAAGGCCAAGACTGCCAGCCGCCGATACGCCGTCAATAACCGCGATCGGTTGCCGGAATCTGTGGATTGGAGGGCCAGAGGTGCCGTTGCTCCAGTCAAAAATCAAGGAAGTTGCG GGAGTTGCTGGGCATTCTCGACCATAGCAGCTGTGGAAGGCATAAATCAAATTGTTACCGGAGATTTAATTTCTCTCTCTGAACAAGAGCTTGTTAGTTGTGACAAAAAGTACAACTCAGGCTGCAATGGAGGCCTTATGGACTATGCCTTTCAGTTCATCATTGACAATGGCGGCTTGGACACTGAGGAAGATTACCCTTACGAAGCCTTCGATGGTCAATGCGATCCCACCAGG AAAAATGCCAAGGTTGTTAGCATCGACTCTTACGAAGACGTCCCTGCCAACGACGAGGAAGCATTGAAGAAGGCTGTTGCTCATCAGCCAGTCAGTGTTGCCATTGAAGCTAGTGGCTTGGCTTTGCAACTCTACCAATCG GGTGTATTCACTGGCAAATGTGGCTCTGCTCTCGACCATGGCGTCGTCGCCGTTGGATATGGTAAAGAAAATGGAGTTGATTATTGGCTTGTAAGGAACTCATGGGGCACAGGTTGGGGCGAGGATGGCTACTTTAAGCTAGAGCGCAATGTAAAGCACACTACCGAAGGCAAGTGTGGGATTGCAATGCAAGCTTCTTACCCTGTTAAGAATGACAACAACCCAACAAAATCATACTTGAGTTTGAAATCTGTTGAGGACAAGTACAAGATCAACTCTGCTTGA